A part of Anolis sagrei isolate rAnoSag1 chromosome 3, rAnoSag1.mat, whole genome shotgun sequence genomic DNA contains:
- the TBCCD1 gene encoding TBCC domain-containing protein 1 gives MEQPTVSLWVKMEPFIVGALQIPPPSKFSMHFLRKMSTYVRMRSSEGYYPNLFWPMWRHIACGKLQLEKDLAWLYFELFDSLVERTSEQRLGWAEVISNCATEEEAEKQRNKLSVDTLQFLLFLYIQQLNKVSLKTSLLGDEWPSPRSRSFSLTEESTNQIKNWNDNYHEEFVQNHLQDLLELLLDPDQLTASLHSTHDSMVSSEAVRALGFLIKGCVNKSRTVHSLHKLALWQPLQAKTGYSKTSKTFSFPKLESWLRACLTSNPFGTSACLKSGKKLSWAQQGATKRAKIACNTDMVPPGHRIVVMSQVYKQTLAKSSSTLEDTHVKIHRCCESFIYLLSPLRSVTIEKCRNSTFVLGPVRTVVHLHSCDNVKVIVVCHRLSLSKTTNCTLHVLTPTRPLILLGNQAITFAPFHTHYPMLEDHMARSGLATVPNYWDNPMLVCRENYEKDLYKLLPPLEFYPFVVPFEMEGDTTEIPGGLPPAYQKAQSQREQRIRIWQKTVKKAGLTKDQRKAFQVLVEKKFSEWLVQTGSLQQLDSLELPAAGSKQAAG, from the exons ATGGAGCAACCCACAGTCAGTCTGTGGGTGAAAATGGAACCTTTCATAGTGGGAGCCTTGCAAATTCCACCTCCATCCAAGTTTAGCATGCATTTTCTCCGAAAGATGTCAACCTATGTCCGAATGCGTTCTAGTGAAGGCTATTATCCAAACCTTTTCTGGCCTATGTGGAGACACATTGCTTGTGGAAAACTGCAGTTGGAGAAAGATCTGGCATGGCTGTATTTTGAATTGTTTGACAGTCTTGTTGAACGGACCTCAGAGCAACGACTGGGATGGGCAGAAGTGATATCCAACTGTGCAACTGAAGAGGAGGCAGAGAAGCAAAGGAATAAG TTATCTGTGGATACCCTTCAGTTCCTGCTGTTCCTCTATATTCAGCAACTAAACAAGGTTTCCCTGAAGACATCATTACTTGGAGATGAGTGGCCAAGTCCTAGATCTCGGTCTTTCAGTCTAACTGAAGAATCCACCAATCAGATTAAG AATTGGAATGACAACTACCATGAAGAGTTTGTTCAAAACCATCTGCAGGATCTTCTGGAATTGTTGCTGGACCCGGATCAACTCACTGCCTCCCTTCACTCTACCCATGATAGTATGGTGTCTTCTGAAGCTGTCCGAGCACTTGGCTTTCTTATTAAAGGGTGTGTGAACAAAAGCAGGACTGTTCACAGTTTGCACAAGCTTGCACTCTGGCAGCCATTACAAGCCAAGACTGGCTACTCAAAGACCTCCAAAACCTTCTCTTTCCCCAAACTAGAGTCATGGTTGAGGGCTTGTCTTACCAGCAACCCATTTGGAACATCAGCCTGCCTCAAGTCTGGAAAGAAACTTTCATGGGCACAACAAG GAGCAACCAAACGAGCCAAGATAGCCTGTAATACTGACATGGTTCCTCCAGGACACCGCATAGTTGTGATGAGCCAAGTTTATAAGCAAACACTAGCAAAGAGCTCCAGTACCTTAGAAGATACCCATGTCAAGATTCATCGCTGCTGTGAATCCTTCATCTATTTGCTGTCTCCCTTGAG gtCTGTGACAATAGAGAAGTGCAGGAATAGTACCTTTGTTCTGGGTCCAGTACGAACAGTTGTTCACCTCCATAGCTGTGACAATGTcaaagttattgttgtttgtcACCGTCTTTCTCTTTCCAAAACGACCAATTGTACCTTGCATGTTCTCACTCCAACTCGACCTCTTATCTTACTTGGTAACCAAGCAATAACTTTTGCCCCATTCCACACCCATTATCCAATGCTTGAAGACCACATGGCGAGGTCAGGATTGGCTACAGTTCCTAATTACTGGGATAATCCCATGTTAGTATGCAGAGAAAACTATGAGAAAGATCTGTATAAACTTCTCCCACCCTTGGAATTTTACCCCTTTGTTGTTCCATTTGAAATGGAAGGAGACACAACAGAAATACCTGGGGGATTGCCACCTGCATACCAAAAGGCACAAAGTCAACGAGAACAGAGAATCCGGATCTGGCAGAAAACTGTGAAAAAAGCAGGCTTGACAAA AGACCAGAGGAAGGCATTCCAGGTGTTGGTGGAGAAAAAGTTCTCTGAATGGCTTGTTCAAACTGGCAGTCTTCAACAACTTGACAGCCTGGAGCTTCCTGCTGCTGGTTCTAAGCAGGCAGCAGGTTAG
- the CRYGS gene encoding gamma-crystallin S — MSKNRITFYEGKNFQGRRYESDRDCLDFHTDLSRCNSIRVEGGAWVVYERPNFAGNMYVLTHGDYPEYQRWMGLNDRLSSCKFIQLSSGGKYQIQFWEKGDFGGQMYDYTDDCPSVMEQFHFREIHSCKVLDGAWVFYEHPNYRGRQYFLERGEYSKPMEWGAASPVVQSFRRVAE; from the exons ATGTCCAAAAACCGG ATCACCTTTTATGAGGGCAAGAATTTCCAAGGCCGCCGCTATGAGTCTGACAGGGACTGCTTGGATTTCCACACTGACCTGAGCCGTTGCAATTCCATCCGTGTGGAAGGGGGAGCCTGGGTGGTTTATGAGAGGCCAAACTTCGCAGGGAATATGTATGTGCTGACTCATGGGGATTATCCCGAGTACCAACGCTGGATGGGCCTAAATGACCGTCTCAGCTCATGCAAATTCATTCAATTA TCCAGTGGAGGCAAATACCAGATCCAGTTCTGGGAGAAGGGTGATTTTGGTGGCCAGATGTATGACTACACAGATGATTGCCCTTCTGTCATGGAGCAGTTTCATTTCCGGGAAATCCACTCTTGCAAAGTCCTGGATGGGGCCTGGGTTTTCTATGAGCACCCCAACTACCGTGGCCGGCAGTATTTCCTGGAGAGAGGAGAGTACAGCAAACCCATGGAGTGGGGAGCTGCATCCCCAGTGGTCCAGTCCTTCCGCCGTGTTGCTGAGTAA